One window of the Salvelinus fontinalis isolate EN_2023a chromosome 2, ASM2944872v1, whole genome shotgun sequence genome contains the following:
- the LOC129869359 gene encoding guanine nucleotide-binding protein G(I)/G(S)/G(O) subunit gamma-T2-like: MARDMSDIDILKMELEQLKKEVSTPREPVSKTSKDTMDWCEAASGTDLLITGVPDDKNPYKPEKGGCIIT; this comes from the exons ATGGCTCGGGATATGTCAGACATTGACATCCTTAAGATGGAGCTGGAACAGCTAAAGAAAGAAGTCTCGACACCCAGGGAGCCT GTGTCCAAGACATCCAAGGACACCATGGACTGGTGCGAGGCTGCGTCTGGTACCGACCTCCTGATAACAGGAGTACCAGATGATAAGAACCCCTATAAGCCTGAGAAGGGAGGCTGCATAATCACCTAG